The DNA window AATGTCTATCATTCGCGCAAAATCACTTGCGGCAAGAAGTTCTTTTACCCGCTGGGAGCGATAAGCAGATGGAACAAGCCCTAGAGTGACCGGGCCGCCATAAAAATTCCATTCCTTAGGGCCTGTCCAGCCTGCCCACAGGGCGGTAATCTCAACACCGGTTTCCGCGGCGGCGTCAATAATCTGTTTTGCGTTTTCCGCTGTATACAGATCCGGCTCCCAGCAGCACAACTGACAACAGTTCATGTCCATTGCTCTGATTTTTATAAATTCGGCGTTAATATCCGTATGACGATGAAATAAAACTAATACTCCGATTTTCATAGAAGTACATTCCTCCGATAATGACGGTTAAATTATTCCCTGAAAATATTTCAGAATCCATTAACAGCATGGTATATACCAATAACTGAAGCTAAGGCTTCGCTTGGTTCATATGGTGAAAAAATCAACTCCTGTAACTATTATTACACAGAGAGGGGTAAAATCAAGAAGGAAAACGGACTTATGTATATGAACCAAAACCTGTTCAAAAAGAAGACGTTTTTCTTTGAACAGTATAACATCATAAACAAGTTTTCGTCAACTGAAGTCATTCAATTTTTATAATATGCAATGATAGTATGTTGACATAAAACGCAATCATGTGTATAATATACTTATACTGCGGTAATCGTTACATAACGGCCGCGGTATTTTGGTATAGCAAAATAAAAATAAAAAGGAGGTTCATATGCCATACAAAGACTTAACCGAAAACAATCTGCAGCTTGCCGCTATGGCCGAAGAATGCGTCGCCGGATCAGCTATTGATCCCGAGCTGTATACTCGGTACGGTGTAAAAAGAGGGCTTCGCGAGCTCAACGGAGACGGAGTACTTACCGGACTTACGAATATCTCCGACATAAGGACGAAAAAATTAGTAAACGGCCAATTAATTCCATGCGAAGGGGAATTGTATTACCGCGGCATCCGGATTGAGGATCTTGTCGACGGCTGCATATACGATGACAGAATGGGCTTTGAGGAGACATGCTTTCTTCTGCTGTTCGGTTATCTTCCGAATCGCGAAAAGCTCTCATCCTTTTCAAATCTTTTAAGCGATTACCGCTGTCTTCCGGATAAATTTGTCCGCGATGTGGTTATGAAGGCTCCGCCGTCAGATATTATGAACGGGCTTACACGCAGTGTGCTTACGCTGTATTCCTATGACCGTTATGCAGATGATATCTCGATCCCGAATGTACTTCGCCAATGTCTGCAGCTTATTTCTGTAATACCGCTTCTTTCGGTATACAGCTATCAGGCTTTTAACCATTATCATAATAAAGCAAGCCTTTATATTCATATGCCGGATCCCGCCCTTTCCACCGCCGGAAATATTCTTGCTCTCCTGCGTCCCGACTGCAAATTTACCGCACTTGAGGCGCGGGTGCTTGATATCTCCTTGATCCTTCATGCTGAGCACGGAGGCGGCAACAACTCGACATTCACAACCCATGTGGTCACGTCGTCCGGAACAGATACATATTCGGCGATATCCGCCGCTCTTTGTTCACTCAAAGGGCCGCGTCACGGCGGAGCAAACATTAAGGTTTCGGCTATGTTCCGAGATTTGAGAAATAAAATAAGCGATTTGGATGACGAAGATGAGATCAAGGCATATCTGAACGATATTCTTGAAAAAAGAGCCTTTGATAAAAGCGGACTTATATACGGAATGGGTCACGCGGTTTATTCGCTGTCCGATCCGCGCGCCAAGATACTGATGTCTTTTGCGGAAAAAATTGCTTCTGAAAAAGGAAGATCGGACGAATACAGATTATTGAACACGATCGACAGGCTCGCCACCTCACTAATTGCCGAAAAGAAGAAAATCTACAAAGGCGTCAGCGCCAATGTCGATTTTTACAGCGGATTTGTCTATGATATGCTGGGAATTCCTCCCGAGCTGTATACTCCTCTGTTTGCCTCCGCGCGTATCGCGGGATGGAGCGCGCATAGGCTTGAAGAGCTGATCGGCGGCGGAAAGATCATACGTCCGGCATATAAAAGCTTATCAGAACCGAAGGAGTATGTCCCTGTTTCAAAAAGAATATAAACATAATCCCGGTGTTTTCGCATTTTTAGTTGAAAATACGTCTTATTTGCGATATAATTATAATTGTATTTTATGCGCTACCATTTTAATATAAGAATTATATGAACGGCGGTGTTAATCTTGATTGAAGATATGAACGTAAATTTTTCAGTGTTGTTTTCCTCCTTTGGCGACCTTGAGGTGACCGTTGATGATACCAAATTTACGTTCATCACGGATATACGTTTACTTGATCTGGCTTATAATAAGGAATTCTGGGAAATGAAGGATCAACTGTTCAGAACCCTTAAGCTTGAAAACAATGATACGCGAAAATATATCCTGCATATTCACCCGTATTACGAAATGTTTGTTGTGAACAAAGACTCTGTCCGTCTTCAGTTGAGAGATTCTACGATTATTTTAAACCAGAATGATCTTTGTATCATTCCCCCTGGTGTCTATCATTATATTGAAGATATAATTTCAATTGACGAAGGTATAAAAGACAGCGTGTATAATCTGGGCTTTTCGTTTTCCTATGAAATCGATTCGTCCGGCAGCAATATATACAACGATTTTCGCCGGGTTTTCTGCGGTTCGGAAATCCGAGTCAAAGAAAACCGCCATGATTTCTGCGAATACATGGTTCGTCTCAAGGAATGTCTGAACAAAGGAAGCAAGCTGAAAACTCAGAAGCTACGCGCCATCCTTTCCGACATAATGTTTGAGCTGTATGACACCTTTGACGGAGGCAGTAAGGAAGCAGTCAAAACCGTAGTGGAAGGCGGCAATTTCAAGCTTTCACATATACACAAAATAAATTATATCATTTCAAATTTCTATATGAACGACCTGACTCTCGAAAAGCTTTCCGAGATTCTTCATATCAGCCCACGTCAGATCAGCCGCATAATAAAAAAAGAATACGGTATGACCTTCAAGGAATGCCTCGTCGAAACACGTATTCAAAACATCATCAAAATGTATCACGAAACAGGCAGCTCACTTGAGGCGCTGGCCGAGGCGGCGGGCTATGATTCAATGAACGGCTTTTATCATGCTTTCCGCAATTATACCGGCTGTACGCCTGCAAAATATTTCAAACGAAGCGAACAAAAATAAAAACCCAACAA is part of the Oscillospiraceae bacterium genome and encodes:
- a CDS encoding citrate/2-methylcitrate synthase, whose product is MPYKDLTENNLQLAAMAEECVAGSAIDPELYTRYGVKRGLRELNGDGVLTGLTNISDIRTKKLVNGQLIPCEGELYYRGIRIEDLVDGCIYDDRMGFEETCFLLLFGYLPNREKLSSFSNLLSDYRCLPDKFVRDVVMKAPPSDIMNGLTRSVLTLYSYDRYADDISIPNVLRQCLQLISVIPLLSVYSYQAFNHYHNKASLYIHMPDPALSTAGNILALLRPDCKFTALEARVLDISLILHAEHGGGNNSTFTTHVVTSSGTDTYSAISAALCSLKGPRHGGANIKVSAMFRDLRNKISDLDDEDEIKAYLNDILEKRAFDKSGLIYGMGHAVYSLSDPRAKILMSFAEKIASEKGRSDEYRLLNTIDRLATSLIAEKKKIYKGVSANVDFYSGFVYDMLGIPPELYTPLFASARIAGWSAHRLEELIGGGKIIRPAYKSLSEPKEYVPVSKRI
- a CDS encoding helix-turn-helix transcriptional regulator, producing MIEDMNVNFSVLFSSFGDLEVTVDDTKFTFITDIRLLDLAYNKEFWEMKDQLFRTLKLENNDTRKYILHIHPYYEMFVVNKDSVRLQLRDSTIILNQNDLCIIPPGVYHYIEDIISIDEGIKDSVYNLGFSFSYEIDSSGSNIYNDFRRVFCGSEIRVKENRHDFCEYMVRLKECLNKGSKLKTQKLRAILSDIMFELYDTFDGGSKEAVKTVVEGGNFKLSHIHKINYIISNFYMNDLTLEKLSEILHISPRQISRIIKKEYGMTFKECLVETRIQNIIKMYHETGSSLEALAEAAGYDSMNGFYHAFRNYTGCTPAKYFKRSEQK